A genomic window from Streptomyces broussonetiae includes:
- a CDS encoding glycosyltransferase family 4 protein: MRVVIVTESFPPDVNGVAHCALQTARHLVDRGHSPLVVAPAPAPGSAPDADAPCPVVRVPSLPLPGYPQVRVALPSRRLAAALLDHRADLVHLASPFVLGVRGMAAAARLGIPAVAVYQTDLAGYARTYMGAGEAAAWRRIRSVHAAADRTLAPSSAALTDLEAHGVPRVRLWPRGVDTIRFRPEHRDAALRRELAPNGELLVGYVGRLAPEKHVELLAGVCALEGVKVVVVGDGPSHAHLTEALPGAVFLGRRTGGDLARIFASLDVFAHTGPFETFCQTVQEAMASGVPVVAPAAGGPLDLVAHERTGLLVPPRDAAAVTQAVRSLAADPERRAAYGLAARTMVEGRTWAAVGDQLIGHYGDVLAARRTAVAA; this comes from the coding sequence ATGCGTGTCGTCATCGTGACCGAATCCTTTCCCCCCGATGTGAACGGCGTGGCTCACTGCGCGCTTCAGACCGCCCGGCACCTCGTAGATCGCGGTCACTCCCCGCTCGTCGTCGCGCCGGCCCCAGCACCCGGCAGCGCACCGGACGCGGACGCTCCGTGCCCGGTGGTCCGTGTCCCCTCGCTCCCCCTTCCCGGCTACCCCCAGGTCCGCGTCGCCCTCCCCAGCCGACGCCTCGCCGCGGCCCTTCTCGATCACCGCGCTGACCTGGTTCATCTCGCCAGCCCCTTCGTCCTCGGCGTCCGCGGCATGGCCGCCGCCGCCCGGCTCGGCATCCCCGCCGTCGCCGTCTACCAGACCGATCTCGCCGGGTACGCGCGTACGTACATGGGCGCCGGAGAGGCGGCGGCCTGGCGGCGGATCCGCTCCGTGCACGCCGCCGCCGACCGCACCCTGGCTCCCTCCAGCGCCGCCCTCACCGACCTCGAGGCCCATGGTGTGCCCCGGGTCCGGCTCTGGCCGCGCGGGGTGGACACCATACGTTTCCGGCCAGAACACCGGGACGCGGCACTGCGCCGCGAACTCGCCCCGAACGGCGAGCTGCTCGTCGGCTACGTCGGCCGGCTCGCCCCCGAGAAGCACGTCGAACTGCTCGCCGGCGTCTGCGCACTGGAGGGCGTCAAGGTCGTGGTCGTCGGTGACGGGCCGAGCCACGCCCACCTCACCGAGGCGCTGCCCGGCGCCGTCTTCCTCGGCCGCCGCACCGGCGGCGACCTCGCCCGGATATTCGCCTCGCTGGACGTGTTCGCGCACACCGGCCCCTTCGAGACGTTCTGCCAGACCGTCCAGGAGGCCATGGCCAGCGGCGTCCCGGTCGTCGCGCCCGCCGCCGGCGGTCCGCTGGACCTGGTCGCCCACGAGCGCACCGGACTGCTCGTCCCGCCGCGCGATGCCGCGGCCGTCACGCAGGCCGTACGCAGCCTGGCCGCCGACCCCGAACGCCGGGCCGCGTACGGCCTCGCCGCCCGCACGATGGTCGAGGGCCGCACCTGGGCCGCCGTCGGCGACCAGCTGATCGGTCACTACGGCGACGTCCTCGCGGCCCGCCGGACGGCGGTGGCGGCATGA
- a CDS encoding glycosyltransferase: MTGSSLRIVRLANFVAPASGGLRTALRELGKGFQAAGHESVLIVPGERHTDQDTEQGRVITLPGPLLPGTGGYRVLTDKRRVAALLEELGPDRLEVSDRTTLRWTGRWARRARVPAVMVSHETADGVLRTWGLSENLSRKAADALNTRTAHVYSRVVCTTEFAEREFVRIGARNVVRAPLGVDLMERHPALRDPGLRARHVRGDEALLVMCSRLSVEKRPGTALDALEALVRRGRRAVLVVAGDGPLKARLELRASERGLPVTFLGHVADRALLGALQASADVALAPGPAETFGLAALEAMACGTPVVASASSALPEVIGSAGATAADRGEAFADAVEHLLDRGEPERREAARARAECFGWGTAVEAFLAAHDAPVTVPRPGTVREGVA; the protein is encoded by the coding sequence ATGACCGGCTCGTCCCTGCGCATCGTCCGGCTCGCCAACTTCGTCGCCCCCGCCTCCGGCGGTCTGCGCACCGCCCTGCGGGAACTGGGCAAGGGCTTCCAGGCGGCCGGCCATGAGTCCGTGCTGATCGTGCCCGGTGAGCGGCACACCGACCAGGACACCGAGCAGGGCCGGGTCATCACCCTGCCCGGCCCGCTGCTGCCCGGCACGGGCGGATATCGCGTGCTCACCGACAAGCGGCGCGTCGCCGCGCTCCTGGAGGAGCTGGGCCCGGACCGGCTGGAGGTCTCCGACCGGACGACCCTGCGCTGGACCGGCCGCTGGGCCCGCCGCGCGCGCGTGCCCGCCGTGATGGTCTCGCACGAGACCGCCGACGGCGTGCTGCGCACCTGGGGCCTGTCCGAGAACCTCTCCCGCAAGGCCGCCGACGCGCTCAACACCCGCACCGCGCACGTCTACTCGCGGGTGGTGTGCACGACGGAATTCGCCGAGCGCGAGTTCGTACGCATCGGTGCGCGCAACGTCGTACGCGCCCCTCTGGGCGTCGACCTGATGGAGCGCCACCCCGCGCTGCGCGACCCCGGCCTGCGAGCCCGCCACGTGCGCGGTGACGAGGCGCTGCTCGTCATGTGCTCGCGGCTGTCCGTCGAGAAGCGGCCCGGCACCGCCCTGGACGCCCTGGAGGCGCTGGTGCGGCGCGGCCGGCGGGCGGTGCTCGTCGTCGCCGGGGACGGACCGCTCAAGGCCCGGCTGGAGCTGCGCGCGAGCGAGCGGGGGCTGCCGGTGACGTTCCTGGGGCACGTCGCCGACCGGGCCCTGCTCGGGGCGCTCCAGGCGTCCGCCGACGTCGCCCTCGCCCCGGGGCCCGCCGAAACGTTCGGGCTCGCCGCCCTGGAGGCCATGGCGTGCGGCACGCCCGTCGTGGCCAGTGCATCCTCCGCGCTGCCCGAGGTGATCGGGTCCGCGGGCGCGACCGCGGCCGACCGCGGCGAGGCCTTCGCCGACGCCGTGGAACACCTCCTGGACCGGGGCGAGCCCGAGCGCCGCGAGGCCGCACGCGCGCGTGCGGAGTGCTTCGGCTGGGGTACGGCGGTGGAGGCGTTCCTCGCCGCGCACGACGCCCCGGTGACTGTGCCCCGGCCCGGTACCGTCCGGGAGGGCGTGGCATGA
- a CDS encoding SGNH/GDSL hydrolase family protein, which yields MRRVRFVALGDSLTQGVGDPVATGWRGWAALLAPSLAEEVEFTNLSVSGAQTQDVLERQAPAALELRPDVVSVVIGVNDTLRHTFDIRAVAARLDEVYAALARQGATVLTACLPDPGAILGLPTALARPLARRQRAVNTVVHALSERYGAVHLHAAEGAWITDRSLWSADRLHPGERGHRQFAVRFHALLTEAGRATGQPPSPDPEFPAPTRTASLLWLATAGTGWVVRRCKDLLPQLLRLAADELRHRARGTSSRLDLSASAAVSAALAALSEGAVEGTGTQLRRTVTVTQRTAAPEGAAHREEAEVVANGVG from the coding sequence ATGAGACGCGTGCGTTTCGTCGCCCTCGGTGACTCGCTGACCCAGGGCGTGGGCGACCCCGTCGCGACCGGATGGCGGGGCTGGGCAGCGCTGCTGGCGCCCTCGCTCGCCGAGGAGGTGGAGTTCACCAACCTCTCCGTCAGCGGGGCGCAGACCCAGGACGTGCTCGAGCGGCAGGCCCCGGCCGCCCTCGAACTGCGCCCGGACGTGGTGTCCGTGGTCATCGGCGTCAACGACACCCTGCGCCACACCTTCGACATCCGCGCGGTGGCCGCCCGCCTGGACGAGGTCTACGCCGCCCTCGCCCGGCAGGGCGCCACCGTGCTCACCGCCTGCCTGCCCGACCCCGGCGCGATATTGGGTCTGCCGACCGCCCTCGCCCGCCCGCTGGCCCGCCGGCAGCGGGCCGTCAACACCGTCGTCCACGCGCTGTCCGAGCGGTACGGAGCCGTCCATCTGCACGCGGCGGAGGGTGCCTGGATCACCGACCGGTCCCTGTGGAGCGCGGACCGGCTGCACCCCGGCGAGCGCGGGCACCGGCAGTTCGCCGTCCGCTTCCACGCCCTGCTCACCGAGGCGGGCCGGGCGACCGGCCAACCTCCTTCGCCCGATCCGGAGTTCCCCGCACCGACCCGTACGGCGAGCCTGCTGTGGCTGGCCACGGCGGGCACCGGCTGGGTGGTCCGGCGGTGCAAGGACCTGCTGCCCCAGCTGCTGCGCCTCGCCGCCGACGAACTGCGCCACCGGGCCCGGGGGACCAGCTCCCGCCTCGACCTGAGCGCATCTGCGGCGGTGTCCGCGGCCCTGGCCGCGCTGTCGGAGGGCGCCGTCGAGGGCACCGGGACGCAGCTGCGCCGAACCGTCACCGTCACGCAGCGCACCGCGGCGCCCGAGGGAGCTGCCCACCGCGAGGAGGCGGAGGTGGTGGCCAACGGTGTCGGGTAG
- a CDS encoding HEAT repeat domain-containing protein, whose translation MFDPFIAPSGTLLGLLQRGRGDGTLHALTAPRAEALAALNQCVLRDPREDWQVENRSLYYARLYLDLHGELDTIAAHLFGPEDVLDTDESRTGLALAVLGHLAAYGRLDALELLRRYAATGSNWAWALDELALRDDDAGLRALAAPVLARFAADAEGDAELAAAVRDAFEPRPWRLWAEDARESIATRVRAAQEAGCFDRWQRQMQPTGPRPGWSVRAVFEWAQQGMDRGAALHVPAARCLVAVAGPEDRPEILQAARAGMDGARCTALRYLADSNDPDTLDLIEAAVADGTSVVVEAAVDAFERMRSVAAVDRARRWAQRPDALGAAAGRMLACRGGARDKDLVLDALRETVRGEGPDAATLWTLVDGAGRLGIACAAPVLRHIYRETASSHLRGSAARALAATDPSFATGFAVECLWDCEETTREVAARHAETGDARVVERLRRLAADPAEEAEVQTAVRSRFGPDAAAD comes from the coding sequence ATGTTCGATCCGTTCATAGCGCCGAGCGGTACGCTGCTCGGCCTGCTGCAGCGGGGCCGCGGCGATGGCACGCTGCACGCGCTCACCGCCCCGCGTGCGGAAGCGCTTGCGGCGCTGAACCAGTGCGTGCTGCGCGACCCCCGCGAGGACTGGCAGGTGGAGAACCGCTCGCTCTACTACGCGCGCCTGTACCTCGACCTGCACGGTGAGCTGGACACGATCGCGGCCCACCTCTTCGGCCCCGAGGACGTTCTCGACACCGACGAGTCCCGCACCGGCCTCGCGCTCGCCGTGCTCGGCCACCTCGCCGCCTACGGCAGGCTGGACGCGCTCGAACTGCTGCGCAGGTACGCCGCCACGGGCTCCAACTGGGCCTGGGCCCTGGACGAGCTGGCCCTGCGGGACGACGACGCGGGCCTGCGCGCCCTCGCCGCCCCCGTGCTGGCCCGTTTCGCCGCCGATGCCGAGGGCGATGCCGAGCTGGCCGCCGCCGTGCGGGACGCCTTCGAGCCCCGGCCCTGGCGACTGTGGGCGGAGGATGCGCGCGAATCGATTGCCACGCGCGTGCGTGCCGCTCAGGAGGCCGGCTGTTTCGACCGCTGGCAGCGGCAGATGCAGCCCACCGGTCCCCGGCCCGGATGGAGTGTGCGCGCCGTTTTCGAGTGGGCCCAGCAGGGCATGGACCGTGGCGCCGCCCTCCATGTGCCGGCGGCCCGCTGTCTGGTCGCCGTGGCCGGCCCCGAGGACCGCCCGGAGATCCTCCAGGCCGCCCGCGCCGGCATGGACGGCGCCCGCTGTACCGCACTGCGCTATCTCGCCGACAGCAACGATCCCGACACCCTGGACCTGATCGAGGCCGCGGTCGCCGACGGCACATCGGTCGTCGTGGAGGCGGCCGTCGACGCCTTCGAACGGATGCGCAGTGTCGCCGCCGTCGACCGGGCCCGCCGCTGGGCCCAGCGCCCCGACGCGCTCGGTGCCGCCGCCGGCCGCATGCTCGCCTGCCGCGGCGGGGCGCGCGACAAGGACCTGGTCCTCGACGCCCTGCGCGAGACCGTGCGCGGAGAGGGCCCCGACGCGGCCACCCTGTGGACCCTTGTCGACGGCGCCGGACGCCTCGGCATCGCCTGCGCGGCCCCCGTCCTGCGGCACATCTACCGCGAGACGGCCTCCTCCCACCTGCGCGGCAGCGCCGCTCGTGCCCTGGCCGCCACCGACCCCTCGTTCGCCACCGGCTTCGCCGTCGAATGCCTGTGGGACTGCGAGGAGACCACCCGCGAAGTCGCCGCCCGGCACGCCGAGACGGGCGACGCCCGGGTCGTGGAGCGCCTGCGCCGCCTGGCCGCCGATCCGGCCGAGGAGGCCGAGGTGCAGACGGCGGTGCGCAGCCGCTTCGGCCCCGACGCCGCCGCCGACTGA
- a CDS encoding ankyrin repeat domain-containing protein encodes MSEAPDPEVVELATKIFDLARKGQTEALVAYVDAGVPANLTNDRGDSLVMLAAYHGHADSVRALLARGAAADRVNDRGQTPLAGAVFKGETEVIKALLEGGADPAAGTPSAVDTARMFGKTDLLELFGAH; translated from the coding sequence ATGAGCGAAGCCCCCGACCCAGAGGTCGTGGAGCTGGCGACCAAGATCTTCGATCTGGCCCGGAAGGGGCAGACCGAGGCGCTCGTGGCATACGTCGACGCAGGCGTTCCGGCCAACCTCACCAACGACCGCGGTGACTCCCTGGTGATGCTCGCCGCCTACCACGGCCACGCAGACTCGGTGCGTGCGCTGCTCGCCCGCGGCGCGGCGGCGGACCGGGTCAACGACCGAGGCCAGACCCCGCTCGCGGGTGCTGTCTTCAAGGGCGAGACCGAGGTCATCAAGGCGCTCCTGGAGGGTGGGGCCGATCCCGCCGCCGGAACGCCCTCGGCGGTCGACACCGCCCGGATGTTCGGCAAGACGGATCTCCTGGAACTGTTCGGCGCGCACTGA